In the genome of Fusarium fujikuroi IMI 58289 draft genome, chromosome FFUJ_chr02, one region contains:
- a CDS encoding related to HFM1-DNA/RNA helicase yields MADAQKAASSPQTLASENSHEIQLRYEISASTFKILRQIKSKPDARDILRNACSATEFKSFPMKKEETAFFRAINDNTGIPYQVKEFISQPWHKVYLLVQIDLLKTGWPNKLSGPSRKDLTKELARMYKLLDHVLRCLVDILGERGDGKGVYIALEVLRCVKAGVWEGSDSQLLQIEGIGQAKKAKLVKANIKNIKQLSTVEFYNIERILSRNPPFGQTILHKVAGFPRLTLDFEIIGPYIPDATANSKSIVPHEDNRPVTDTTKPSQPLWIARAVLGFDNEKLPHWRGRTPWLTLLVQGDDGRLVWFWRGSAKKVVDKKEIIIGLGAKRDEKLQVSFACEEIVGTLIKKDIRVSV; encoded by the coding sequence ATGGCAGACGCACAGAAGGCGGCATCTAGCCCACAAACTCTGGCTTCGGAAAATTCACACGAAATCCAACTGCGTTACGAAATTTCCGCCTCGACCTTCAAGATCCTTCGCCAGATTAAAAGTAAGCCAGATGCTCGTGACATCTTGAGGAATGCATGCTCTGCCACCGAGTTCAAGTCGTTCCCAATGAAAAAGGAGGAGACGGCCTTCTTCAGAGCAATCAACGACAACACCGGCATCCCCTATCAAGTCAAGGAATTCATCTCCCAACCATGGCACAAAGTATACCTCTTGGTTCAGATTGATCTGCTCAAGACTGGTTGGCCCAACAAACTATCGGGGCCTTCGCGAAAAGATCTCACAAAAGAACTCGCCCGCATGTACAAACTCCTCGACCATGTACTGAGGTGCCTCGTCGACATCCTTGGGGAACGAGGCGATGGAAAGGGAGTCTACATAGCTCTCGAAGTGTTGAGGTGTGTCAAAGCTGGAGTTTGGGAGGGAAGCGACAGTCAACTCCTCCAAATCGAGGGCATCGGCCAAGCGAAAAAGGCaaagcttgtcaaggccaacatcaagaacataAAGCAGTTGTCTACGGTTGAATTCTACAACATTGAACGCATTCTTAGTCGAAACCCACCTTTCGGCCAGACTATCCTTCATAAAGTCGCCGGATTTCCTCGTCTCACACTCGACTTTGAGATTATCGGTCCTTACATTCCCGACGCGACTGCCAACTCGAAGTCAATTGTTCCGCACGAAGACAACCGGCCTGTAACAGACACGACAAAACCCAGTCAACCTCTTTGGATTGCTCGAGCTGTTCTCGGATTCGACAATGAGAAGTTACCTCACTGGAGGGGCCGCACACCCTGGCTCACATTACTTGTCCAAGGGGATGACGGACGACTTGTTTGGTTCTGGCGAGGAAGTGCTAAAAAGGTGGTTGACAAGAAAGAGATCATTATCGGTTTGGGCGCCAAGCGTGACGAAAAACTGCAGGTTTCCTTTGCATGCGAAGAGATTGTTGGTACTTTGATCAAAAAAGATATTCGAGTGTCAGTGTGA
- a CDS encoding related to stomatin family, may link integral membrane proteins to the peripheral cytoskeleton — MAMSLARTALRAPQSRLITAAAAITARSIAAHRSFSTTNHALLPSGFGSPVLPSYFSKPRLPANTVVRFVPQQTAWIVERMGKFNRILDPGLAILVPFIDRIAYVKSLKEVAIEIPSQSAITADNVTLELDGVLFTRVFDAYKASYGVEDAEYAISQLAQTTMRSEIGQLTLDHVLKERAALNTNITAAINDAAEAWGVTCLRYEIRDIHAPGAVVEAMHRQVTAERSKRAEILESEGQRQSAINIAEGKKQSVILASEALRAERINEADGEAEAIRLKATATAQGIDAVSESILKGDAGAQAAVSLRVAEKYVDAFGKLARESTAVVVPGNVGDISGMIATGLSVFGKVGQAQAQTMAKSLVEPKKEGLEAGTDTPSELDGQAKPGVKETVIESFNQAAKR; from the exons ATGGCCATGTCCCTTGCGCGGACAGCCCTCAGGGCGCCGCAATCGCGTCTCATCACAGCTGCCGCCGCCATCACAGCTCGATCTATCGCTGCGCACCGATCCTTCAGCACCACCAACCATGCTCTGCTCCCCTCCGGCTTCGGATCTCCCGTCCTGCCTTCATACTTCTCGAAGCCCCGGTTGCCGGCCAATACCGTGGTCCGGTTTGTGCCTCAGCAGACGGCTTGGATCGTTGAGCGCATGGGAAAGTTTAACCGTATTCTTGACCCCGGTCTGGCTATCCTCGTGCCATTTATCGATCGAATCGCATACGTCAAAAGCCTCAAGGAAGTTGCCATTGAGATACCTAGCCAAAGCGCCATCACCGCGGACAACGTTACTCTAGAGCTTGACGGTGTTTTGTTCACCCGTGTCTTCGATGCGTATAAGGCAAG CTATGGAGTTGAAGATGCCGAATATGCCATTTCTCAGCTTGCCCAGACGACCATGCGATCCGAGATCGGTCAATTGACTCTCGACCACGTTCTCAAGGAGCGTGCtgccctcaacaccaacatcaccgCTGCTATCAACGATGCGGCCGAAGCATGGGGTGTGACCTGCTTGCGTTACGAGATTCGAGATATCCATGCTCCTGGCGCCGTTGTCGAGGCCATGCACCGACAGGTCACTGCCGAACGTTCCAAGCGTGCTGAGATTCTCGAATCCGAGGGTCAGCGACAAAGCGCCATCAACATCGCTGAGGGTAAGAAGCAGAGTGTCATTCTTGCTTCCGAAGCTTTGCGCGCCGAGCGAATCAACGAAGCCGATGGTGAAGCCGAAGCCATTCGCCTCAAGGCTACTGCCACTGCTCAGGGTATCGATGCTGTCTCTGAGAGTATCCTGAAGGGTGATGCTGGTGCCCAGGCTGCCGTCAGCTTGAGAGTTGCTGAGAAGTACGTCGATGCCTTTGGCAAGCTGGCTCGCGAAAGCACGGCTGTCGTTGTTCCCGGCAATGTTGGAGATATCAGCGGCATGATTGCCACTGGACTGAGTGTTTTCGGCAAGGTTGGCCAGGCCCAGGCACAAACTATGGCCAAGTCTCTTGtcgagcccaagaaggaaggCTTGGAGGCTGGAACTGATACACCCTCAGAGCTTGATGGCCAGGCGAAGCCCGGTGTCAAGGAGACAGTGATTGAGAGCTTCAACCAGGCTGCTAAGCGATAG
- a CDS encoding probable ubiquitin-conjugating enzyme E2 encodes MSAKVPRNFRLLEELEKGEKGLGAEACSYGLEDPEDLLMSKWNGTILGPPHSVHENRIYSVKMHCGPEYPDKPPSIQFISQVNLPCVNPTNGIVDPNQLPCLAQWKRENTMETVLIELRRYMASSQNKKIAQPPEGSTYF; translated from the exons ATGTCTGCCAAGGTTCCTCGCAACTTTCGCCTACTggaggagctcgagaagggAGAGAAGGGTCTCGGCGCTGAGGCCTGCAGTTACGGACTGGAGGACCCTGAAGATCTTCTCATGAGCAAATGGAACGGCACAATTCTTGGACCTCCTCAT TCTGTCCACGAGAACCGTATCTACAGTGTTAAGATGCACTGCGGTCCCGAGTACCCTGACAAGCCTCCTTCGATCCAGTTCATCAGCCAGGTCAACTTGCCCTGTGTCAACCCCACCAACGGCATCGTCGATCCCAACCAACTGCCCTGCCTCGCCCAGTGGAAGCGCGAGAACACCATGGAGACTGTGCTCATAGAGTTGCGACG ATACATGGCCTCGtcccagaacaagaagatcgcCCAGCCCCCTGAGGGCTCTACCTACTTCTAA